The following is a genomic window from Clostridium sp..
CGGGAGAAAGAGTTTAAAATCAGCTAATTTTAAAAGATATAATTTATCCAATCGTGAGAACGAAATATTAAAACTGCTCATAAAAGGTTCCAGCAACAATGAGATTGGCAAAGCATTGTGTATCAGTATTTCCACTGTAAAAAAGCATGTCTACAACATATTTACCAAACTTGGTGTCAACAGTAGAATGCAGCTGATCAGGTTTATTGAAAATAATTATAAAATATAGAAAATTTAATCGTAATGCAATTAGGATAATCTGGTGAAAAACAATTATCTTATTTTTTTATATCAGTTATACTATGTTTAACTTGTCTATCCATTTCTGTCTGCTGAAGTACACAGCAAAATCACTCTTTCCTGACAATAATTATAAATTAATTGTCTAAAATTATTGTTGGGAAAGAGTGGCTTTTATTCTAACTTACCAAATTCACGTTGAATATATTCAAGAGTCCAAGCCTTTTTATTCTTGATCTTATTTCATCCTTATCTATGGAGTACAGTCCTCTTTCTTTCATCCTGCTGAAATATTCCGAGCCGGCAAATGTATATCTGTTCTTTCTGCCATCCTCAGTACGTATTTTACTGTTTGCATAATTTATTATATCGCCTATGATCGTATCTGTAGGCAATATTACAGTCGGCTTCTTCAAGCCATATCTCACTGCATTGTGCCCGGCAAGTGATCCAGTGCATATAGCCTCAGTATGCCCTACAAACAATCCGCTCTTTTCTCCACCGCAGAAAAGATTTTTTACTCCCTTTACTCTCAAATCATTGTACACAGGAGCAACAGACAAGTATCTTATGGAATTCCCCTTGCCGCCAGAATACGGGTCTATAAATTTCGCACTCTCAAGTCCATGTATTTTCCTCAATTTTTCAAGTGGGTAATAGGATGTCATAAGTTTTACATGTCCGGTATCAAGAAGGACTACATTTTCTGCAAATTCCTTCAGTGCATACTGCTGGCATACCTTTGCCTTCAACTTATCCATATTGACATCTTCTTTCGGCACCTTAAGAACTACAACCCCTTTTTCTTCAAGTTCACTCAGGATATCCACGGCAATTGTCTCCTTTGCCAGTTTACAGGAACCGCTGAAAGCTCCATAATTTCCATCAAGCCTTTCTCCGTGAAGGTCCTCCACCCCGGCGCACTTGCTTATGCTTATCCTCGGTCCAAAGGATGGACATCTAAGTACACACATGGAACATCCATTTCCATACTTTATGCAATTTCCCATTGGTCCTGTAGAACCCGTGGTTTCAACAAATACATCCCCTTCTTCATAATCCCCAGCTGAAGTATATATTCCACTTATCCTGTTTCCATCCATCCTGACATCGACAACTCTTGAAATCAAATTTAGTTTTATTCCGCTGTCAAGGAGATATTTTCTGACTACAGGTTCTATTTTATTTACATCATATAGCCATGCATGTGCATGTCCCGGGAAATCAATATTCCTATGTCTTGTAAGACTATCCGTAATATTTATCAAATCCCCGGCACCCAAGGCTTGAATTTCTTCTGCTGCGGTATATCTGCCGTTGTTCCTCATTATTCCCCCTACATTTCCGAGTCCAAGCACCATATCGGTTTTTTCATAGATGACAACATCTGCGCCGGCTTTTTTAGCAGTAAGTGCTGCTGCACAGCCAGACCATCCTGAACCTATAACTACTATTTTCATAAAATGAAA
Proteins encoded in this region:
- a CDS encoding FAD-dependent oxidoreductase encodes the protein MKIVVIGSGWSGCAAALTAKKAGADVVIYEKTDMVLGLGNVGGIMRNNGRYTAAEEIQALGAGDLINITDSLTRHRNIDFPGHAHAWLYDVNKIEPVVRKYLLDSGIKLNLISRVVDVRMDGNRISGIYTSAGDYEEGDVFVETTGSTGPMGNCIKYGNGCSMCVLRCPSFGPRISISKCAGVEDLHGERLDGNYGAFSGSCKLAKETIAVDILSELEEKGVVVLKVPKEDVNMDKLKAKVCQQYALKEFAENVVLLDTGHVKLMTSYYPLEKLRKIHGLESAKFIDPYSGGKGNSIRYLSVAPVYNDLRVKGVKNLFCGGEKSGLFVGHTEAICTGSLAGHNAVRYGLKKPTVILPTDTIIGDIINYANSKIRTEDGRKNRYTFAGSEYFSRMKERGLYSIDKDEIRSRIKRLGLLNIFNVNLVS